Proteins encoded in a region of the Salvelinus fontinalis isolate EN_2023a chromosome 17, ASM2944872v1, whole genome shotgun sequence genome:
- the LOC129814612 gene encoding adiponectin-like, whose protein sequence is MKLLWSLLLLGLLLAGSFSVAQEEDGEEAEEPAEEAAVEDEEAAADTEEAAVEVAEPEGPGTEAGLTDDRQPCAMWMGGVPGTPGHSGHLGRDGRDGHDGPRGDKGDTGEPGEKGEPGEKGDNGAPGHRGFPGNPGLKGAQGESALLYHSSFSVGLTDPVPATNVPIRFNKFFHNEQHHYNDVSGKFHCLLPGVYFFTYHLTVYTKDVRVSLFKNDKPVMFTYDQYHEGNVDQASGALILRLQSGDEVWLQIYGDEDFGGVYADNTNDSTFSGFLLYPDMGELEERRRRSVGVSRH, encoded by the exons ATGAAGCTACTGTGGAGCCTGCTGCTGCTGGGCCTGCTGCTGGCTGGGAGCTTTAGCGTGGCTCAGGAGGAAGATGGAGAAGAGGCAGAGGAACCAGCCGAGGAGGCAGCTGTAGAAGATGAAGAGGCAGCTGCAGACACTGAAGAGGCGGCGGTGGAGGTGGCAGAGCCTGAGGGTCCTGGGACAGAAGCCGGCCTGACTGACGACCGGCAGCCTTGTGCCATGTGGATGGGAGGAGTGCCAGGCACTCCAGGGCACAGTGGGCACCtagggagagacgggagagacggGCACGATGGCCCTCGAGGTGATAAAGGAGACACAG GTGAACCAGGTGAGAAGGGAGAGCCCGGCGAAAAGGGCGACAACGGTGCTCCGGGACATCGCGGTTTCCCGGGCAACCCCGGTCTGAAGGGGGCACAGGGCGAGAGCGCCCTGTTATATCACTCCTCCTTCAGCGTGGGCCTGACAGATCCCGTCCCCGCCACCAACGTTCCCATCCGTTTCAACAAATTCTTCCACAACGAGCAGCACCACTACAATGACGTGAGCGGAAAGTTCCATTGCCTCCTCCCAGGGGTCTACTTCTTCACATACCACCTCACAGTCTACACCAAAGATGTTCGGGTGAGCCTGTTCAAGAACGACAAGCCCGTCATGTTCACCTACGACCAGTACCACGAGGGCAACGTGGACCAGGCCTCGGGGGCCCTCATACTGAGGCTGCAGTCTGGGGACGAGGTTTGGCTGCAGATCTACGGAGATGAGGATTTTGGGGGGGTGTATGCTGACAACACCAACGACTCCACCTTCTCCGGGTTTCTTTTGTATCCCGACATGGGAGAGTTGGAGGAAAGGAGACGTCGCTCTGTTGGAGTTAGTAGACACTGA